Part of the Paeniglutamicibacter sulfureus genome, CCCACCCGGATGATCCCGGTCTCGATCGGTCCAGTGTATTGAAGCTCGGTGCCGCAGCGGCCCTGGGAACTGCCGCAGCCATGGCGGCAGTGGCCCGACCGGCCACAGCGGCCCCACCGCGCAGGGCCCGTGCCGCGGTTCCCGTGGCCGTCACCCCGCTGCCAGGGGTACTGGACCTCTACATCAACGAGGGCTACACAAGGATGGTCGATGATTCCCTGGTCTACCAGCGTGGATTCGGCGACCAGCCAACGGCCCTTCGGGACGCCAATCCGTCACTGCGCATCGTTCCGAAGATCTTCACCCGTGCCGGACAGGTGGTGGAATCACGGACCTATCCATTGAACGCGGCGCTTCCTCCCAACGGGACGCCGACACCTGCCGGACCGGACCCCGCGAACCCGGGCCAGTTCTTTATCCGGAGAAACCACTGGGCCAGCTATTTCCCGCAACGCACCATCATCGTCGAGACCGGTTCCAAGGTGCGGTTGCGCATTTTCAACCGCCTTGCCGGCACGCACCAGTTCACCGTTGCCCAGGGTGCCCACGGCCGCAGCGACATCACCACGGGACCGATACCTCCAGGCGGGGAAGCGCGGTTGGACTTCGACGCACCATACGCCGGCACCTACCTCTATTACGATCCAACGAATGCGCCGGTCCAGCGTGCGCTCGGGCTCTTCGGATCCATTGTCGTGGTGGACCCCGAGGACGCCTGGCGGGTCGCGCCCAACCAGATGGGCTTTGAAAGGCAATGGCTGTGGGTCACTCATGCCATTGACACCAAGTGGGCCAACATCGAGGCAGCCGGCGGTACCGTTGACCCAGTGGCAACCCCCGCCGTACCCCGCTACTTCCTGCTCAACGATCGCAGCGGATATGAGGCCTTGGGCCATTCACCCAACCGGGATATCAATCGACTGGCCCACGAGGAGTCGCTGATCTCCGGCTATCCGCGACAAGTCGATGTACGCGATTTCGGGGAAGACCTGACTCTGGGCACCATCCGCGGCGGGCAGGTGGTCAGGATGGTCAATGCCGGAATAGCGTTCCACCAAATCCACTTCCACGGCAACCATCTGTGGACGGTGCGCCGCAACAACGTCGAATGGCCGCGTGAATTCGGCCACGTGGATGAGGACGGACACGTGGTGCTGCAACAGTGGGAAGACGTGATCCAGCTCGAACCCATGGATCGGAAAGACTGCATCATCCCCATGAAGCGACCACCAGACGCCACAGACCAGGTCTGGTATGCCCGGACCGAAGACTGGAAATATCCCATGCACTGCCATGCCGAGATGTCGCAGACTGCGGCCGGCGGCATGTACCCCGGTGGGCTGGTTGCCCACTGGGAGCTTAAATCACCGGTGATCGGAGGCTAAGACCATGAGAACAACATTTTGGGATGCCATTAGCGCAGCTGCGGGTAAGGTCCGCGATTCCCGCCGGGACGACGACGACAAGAAGGGGTCTTCACGCAAGCCACGAGCCACAAAGTCACCCAAGCCCACGCCGACGCCGACACCCAAGTCGACGCGAAAAAGCACTCCAAAGCCGAAGCCGACCAAGTCCGCGACGCCAAAGCCAACGCCGACCAAATCGGTAACGCCAAAACCAACGCCGACCAAATCCGCAACACCAAAACCGACGCCGACCAAGGCCTCCACCCCG contains:
- a CDS encoding multicopper oxidase domain-containing protein, whose protein sequence is MSSDSVPTKTNGTEPASTTDSHPDDPGLDRSSVLKLGAAAALGTAAAMAAVARPATAAPPRRARAAVPVAVTPLPGVLDLYINEGYTRMVDDSLVYQRGFGDQPTALRDANPSLRIVPKIFTRAGQVVESRTYPLNAALPPNGTPTPAGPDPANPGQFFIRRNHWASYFPQRTIIVETGSKVRLRIFNRLAGTHQFTVAQGAHGRSDITTGPIPPGGEARLDFDAPYAGTYLYYDPTNAPVQRALGLFGSIVVVDPEDAWRVAPNQMGFERQWLWVTHAIDTKWANIEAAGGTVDPVATPAVPRYFLLNDRSGYEALGHSPNRDINRLAHEESLISGYPRQVDVRDFGEDLTLGTIRGGQVVRMVNAGIAFHQIHFHGNHLWTVRRNNVEWPREFGHVDEDGHVVLQQWEDVIQLEPMDRKDCIIPMKRPPDATDQVWYARTEDWKYPMHCHAEMSQTAAGGMYPGGLVAHWELKSPVIGG